In one Gemmatimonadota bacterium genomic region, the following are encoded:
- the aspA gene encoding aspartate ammonia-lyase codes for MPQTPTHPSSSNQSSRIEHDLLGERSVPSDALYGVQTLRALENFPISGTYVGQFPTLVAALASVKEAAALANEELGLLDAKIARAIVAAAETLRRGDHSDQFPVDMIQGGAGTSTNMNANEVIANLALESLGLPRGSYDVIHPNNHVNLSQSTNDVYPTAVKLALHASITELQTAMAALAGAFLQKGEEFGAFIKMGRTQLQDAVPMTLGQEFSAFAHTILEDVDRLGEAQKLILEINMGATAIGTGINAPEGYAESVRRELSRVTGLTLITAPDLVEATADTGVFVQLSGVLKRCAVKLSKICNDLRLLSSGPRAGFGEINLPPMQPGSSIMPGKVNPVIPEVVNQVCFDVIGGDVTVTMAAEAGQLQLNVFEPVIAYRLLRGMSMLRNACDVLRTRCVTGVTANPERMRHFVEHSIGIVTALVPVIGYEAATDIARVALQSGRGVFELVLERGLMTREELDQLLNPEAMTKPRGR; via the coding sequence ATGCCGCAGACACCCACACACCCCAGCTCATCGAATCAGTCCAGTCGGATCGAACACGATCTACTTGGCGAGCGCAGCGTACCATCAGACGCCCTGTACGGCGTGCAGACGCTCCGCGCACTGGAGAATTTCCCCATTTCCGGTACATACGTCGGCCAGTTTCCGACCTTGGTCGCGGCGCTCGCCTCCGTCAAGGAGGCTGCGGCGCTGGCGAATGAGGAGTTGGGCCTGCTGGACGCGAAGATTGCGCGCGCCATAGTCGCTGCCGCGGAGACCCTTCGGCGCGGAGACCACAGCGACCAGTTCCCGGTCGACATGATTCAGGGGGGCGCCGGGACCTCGACCAACATGAATGCGAACGAGGTAATCGCCAATCTCGCCCTGGAGTCGCTGGGTCTTCCGCGGGGCTCGTACGACGTGATCCACCCGAACAACCACGTCAATCTGAGCCAGTCGACCAACGACGTCTATCCCACGGCGGTCAAGCTGGCGCTGCACGCGAGCATCACAGAGCTGCAGACGGCGATGGCCGCGCTCGCTGGGGCATTTCTTCAAAAAGGCGAAGAGTTCGGCGCCTTCATCAAGATGGGCCGCACGCAGCTTCAGGACGCGGTACCGATGACGCTCGGGCAGGAGTTCAGTGCCTTCGCCCATACCATCCTCGAAGACGTCGACCGCCTGGGCGAGGCGCAGAAGCTGATTCTTGAGATCAACATGGGGGCGACGGCCATTGGTACCGGGATAAATGCGCCCGAAGGCTACGCGGAGTCTGTTCGGCGCGAGCTGTCGCGGGTGACAGGTCTGACGCTGATAACCGCGCCCGACCTGGTCGAAGCCACCGCCGATACAGGTGTTTTCGTTCAACTGTCCGGTGTGCTAAAGCGTTGCGCCGTAAAGCTTTCCAAAATCTGCAACGATCTCAGACTACTGTCATCCGGACCACGCGCCGGATTCGGCGAGATCAATCTCCCCCCCATGCAGCCAGGCTCGTCGATCATGCCTGGAAAGGTCAACCCAGTGATTCCTGAGGTCGTGAATCAGGTCTGCTTCGACGTGATCGGGGGAGACGTGACAGTCACGATGGCCGCGGAGGCCGGTCAGCTTCAGCTGAATGTTTTCGAGCCGGTGATTGCCTATCGACTGCTGCGCGGCATGTCGATGCTGCGGAATGCATGCGACGTATTGCGCACTCGATGTGTGACAGGCGTCACAGCGAACCCGGAGCGCATGCGCCACTTTGTTGAACACTCGATCGGCATCGTCACCGCGCTGGTACCGGTTATTGGCTACGAGGCCGCGACCGATATTGCGCGCGTCGCGCTGCAATCGGGGCGCGGCGTTTTCGAGCTGGTACTCGAGCGCGGACTCATGACGCGCGAAGAGCTGGACCAGTTGCTCAATCCCGAAGCGATGACGAAGCCCAGGGGGCGTTGA
- the coxB gene encoding cytochrome c oxidase subunit II — protein MIGSHRLRRLAPLGVAAVLALALAACAQSYPNSTFTPHSDLGRSIDFLWNRLMFFGTIVFVLVEGALIYVVIRYRRRSEDVTPPQTHGHVLLEITWTLIPAAILAFIAVPTVRTIFQTQAPAPANSLVIEVYGHQWWWEFRYPQYKFTTANEIYIPKGRTVDLVLHSQDVIHSFWVPQLAGKRDAIPNHTNHIWFTPDSNMATTVWNGFCTEYCGDSHGEMHFRVVTVNPDQFASWVTRQQAPGFFSPPPAPAAPAAPAAGATPAAPAAPTPAIPTATPAQLAAYILPRAEVPDYAIPHTPFPDAVKFDDKLQGDPAAGEKLFVGAGTCNACHSVAGNPLAVGTIGPNLTHVGSRIAIAAGMYVNDKPHLSRWIKNARLMKSGVLMPTLGKGQYDPQTKATTPSGLSDQQVADLVAYLQALK, from the coding sequence ATGATAGGCTCTCATCGCCTGCGCCGACTGGCCCCGCTCGGAGTGGCAGCGGTGCTCGCGTTGGCGCTCGCGGCCTGCGCTCAAAGCTACCCGAACTCCACGTTCACACCCCACTCGGATCTCGGTCGCTCGATCGACTTCCTGTGGAATCGCCTGATGTTCTTCGGGACGATCGTATTCGTTCTGGTCGAGGGGGCGCTGATCTACGTGGTCATCCGCTACCGTCGACGCAGCGAAGATGTGACTCCGCCGCAGACACACGGCCACGTGTTGCTGGAGATTACCTGGACCCTCATCCCGGCGGCGATTCTCGCGTTCATCGCGGTGCCGACGGTACGGACCATCTTTCAGACGCAGGCACCCGCGCCGGCAAATTCGTTGGTGATCGAGGTTTACGGTCACCAGTGGTGGTGGGAATTCCGCTACCCTCAATACAAGTTCACTACGGCGAACGAGATTTACATCCCCAAGGGACGCACAGTCGATCTGGTGCTCCACTCGCAGGATGTCATTCACTCGTTCTGGGTGCCGCAGCTGGCGGGCAAGCGTGACGCGATCCCGAATCACACCAACCATATCTGGTTCACGCCCGACAGCAACATGGCGACGACGGTATGGAACGGCTTCTGTACCGAGTACTGCGGTGACTCGCACGGTGAGATGCACTTCCGCGTCGTGACTGTGAATCCGGATCAGTTCGCGAGCTGGGTCACTCGGCAACAGGCGCCGGGCTTCTTCAGTCCACCACCAGCCCCCGCGGCCCCTGCGGCCCCCGCAGCTGGTGCAACTCCCGCAGCCCCAGCAGCACCGACACCGGCCATACCGACTGCAACTCCAGCGCAGCTAGCGGCGTACATTCTTCCGCGCGCCGAAGTGCCGGATTATGCAATTCCGCACACGCCCTTCCCCGACGCGGTCAAGTTCGACGACAAGCTGCAGGGCGATCCCGCAGCGGGCGAAAAGCTGTTCGTCGGCGCTGGCACGTGCAACGCCTGCCACTCAGTGGCTGGCAATCCACTCGCGGTCGGCACCATCGGACCGAACCTCACGCACGTCGGATCGCGCATCGCGATCGCGGCCGGCATGTACGTCAACGACAAGCCGCATCTTTCCCGTTGGATCAAGAACGCGCGCTTGATGAAGTCCGGCGTTCTGATGCCGACGCTCGGCAAGGGTCAGTACGACCCGCAGACGAAGGCAACAACCCCGTCAGGGCTGTCCGACCAGCAGGTTGCTGATCTCGTGGCATACCTCCAAGCACTCAAGTAG
- the ctaD gene encoding cytochrome c oxidase subunit I: MATTVIDTTPAHLKPFVPSPTPATVTLEKSTIWGWLTTTDHKKIGTLYLFTALFFFLVGGLEAEIIRAQLGGPNRHLVSAETYNQIFTMHGTTMIFLAIMPLSAAFFNFIIPLQIGARDVAFPRLNAFSYWVYLFGGLFISIPILFGHGPNGGWFGYVPLTTKAYSAGINIDFWVIGLQILGISSLAAGFNFITTIINLRAPGMSLMRMPVFTWMAFVVQFMVILAFPVITIALFFLMMDRFFGTQFYEVAAGGDPLLWQHLFWIFGHPEVYILVLPAFGLVSEVLPTFSKKPLFGYPVMVYSGILIGFLGFGVWAHHMFAVGMGPVADSVFGVTTMLIAIPTGVKIFNWIGTIAQGQFKATSASLFCVGMVALFTIGGISGVMHSSPPADLQQTDSYFIVAHFHYVMFGGSIMGLFGGIYYYFPKFFGRLLNEKLGKWHFWLTFIGMNLTFFPMHFSGMLGMPRRIYTYDAGQGWEVFNHISTIGAYLLAVATAIFIYNFFKSRVSGHAAGPNPWGAGTLEWTIPSPPPVYNFAVLPTVTSRYPLWEGKQADIESARINQQSGKTAEQLGIVIPYSTIKPLLAAAFMIIMFSGLIVGHWLILVGAAATVLALYGWLTSPLEPEHH, encoded by the coding sequence ATGGCAACGACTGTCATCGACACGACTCCTGCTCACCTCAAACCATTCGTTCCCTCTCCGACACCGGCGACGGTTACTTTGGAGAAGAGCACGATCTGGGGTTGGCTCACCACTACCGATCACAAGAAGATCGGTACTCTCTACCTCTTCACCGCCCTCTTCTTCTTCCTCGTCGGTGGTCTAGAGGCGGAGATCATCCGGGCGCAACTGGGCGGACCCAATCGGCATCTGGTGAGCGCCGAGACGTACAACCAGATATTCACGATGCACGGCACGACCATGATCTTCCTCGCGATCATGCCGCTCAGCGCCGCATTCTTCAACTTCATCATTCCGCTTCAGATCGGCGCGCGCGACGTCGCGTTTCCGCGACTCAACGCATTCAGCTATTGGGTCTATCTGTTCGGTGGTCTCTTCATCAGCATCCCGATCCTGTTCGGCCACGGACCGAATGGCGGCTGGTTCGGTTATGTGCCGCTCACGACCAAGGCCTACTCGGCAGGAATCAACATCGATTTCTGGGTGATCGGTCTGCAGATCCTCGGCATCTCGTCTCTCGCGGCAGGTTTCAACTTCATCACGACGATCATCAACCTGCGAGCACCCGGCATGTCGCTGATGCGGATGCCTGTCTTTACATGGATGGCGTTCGTCGTGCAGTTCATGGTCATCCTGGCCTTCCCCGTCATCACGATCGCGCTCTTCTTCCTGATGATGGACCGCTTCTTCGGAACCCAATTCTACGAAGTTGCGGCAGGCGGAGATCCGCTCCTGTGGCAGCATCTCTTCTGGATCTTCGGACATCCGGAAGTCTACATCCTCGTCCTGCCGGCGTTCGGTCTGGTGAGCGAGGTGCTTCCAACCTTCTCCAAGAAGCCACTGTTCGGCTATCCGGTGATGGTCTACTCGGGCATTCTGATCGGCTTCCTTGGCTTCGGCGTGTGGGCACACCACATGTTCGCCGTTGGAATGGGGCCGGTTGCCGACTCGGTGTTCGGCGTCACGACGATGCTCATCGCGATTCCTACAGGCGTCAAGATCTTCAACTGGATCGGGACGATAGCACAGGGGCAGTTCAAGGCGACGTCCGCATCGCTCTTCTGCGTCGGCATGGTCGCGCTGTTCACGATCGGTGGAATCTCGGGCGTGATGCACTCCTCGCCACCAGCGGATCTGCAGCAGACTGACTCGTATTTCATCGTCGCGCACTTCCACTACGTGATGTTCGGTGGCTCGATCATGGGACTGTTCGGAGGTATCTACTATTACTTCCCGAAGTTCTTCGGTCGTCTGCTGAACGAGAAGCTCGGCAAGTGGCACTTCTGGCTGACGTTCATCGGAATGAACCTCACGTTCTTCCCGATGCACTTCTCGGGCATGCTCGGAATGCCGCGCCGCATCTACACGTACGACGCCGGCCAGGGTTGGGAAGTGTTCAACCACATCTCGACAATCGGCGCGTATCTGCTGGCAGTCGCGACCGCGATATTCATCTACAACTTCTTCAAGAGCCGCGTGTCCGGGCATGCTGCAGGCCCGAATCCGTGGGGTGCAGGCACGCTGGAGTGGACGATTCCATCACCACCGCCGGTCTACAACTTCGCGGTTCTTCCAACGGTTACGTCACGTTATCCGCTGTGGGAAGGCAAGCAGGCTGACATCGAGAGTGCACGTATCAATCAGCAGAGCGGCAAGACCGCCGAGCAGCTTGGGATCGTGATACCGTACAGCACTATCAAACCATTGCTCGCCGCGGCGTTCATGATCATCATGTTCTCTGGCCTGATCGTCGGTCACTGGCTGATCCTGGTGGGAGCGGCTGCGACGGTGTTGGCTCTTTATGGATGGCTCACGAGTCCGCTCGAACCGGAACATCATTAA
- a CDS encoding cytochrome c oxidase subunit 3 has translation MSTATVSHHYSSTGLENRKIAIWAFIGSECMLFVSLISTYLIYKDRSVVGPYPHTPWTDPSTGHVYHAILNIPVTSASTFILLMSSLAMVLALSAVENKGKPQRNLGERILGNSKLWLFMTALLGLGFLGCQAYEFTSFVNEGLTIKTNLFGSTFFTLTGFHGAHVTAGVIWILTMLFIDFKRGLGPADALNVDIMALYWHFVDVIWVAIFTLVYLIR, from the coding sequence ATGTCTACTGCGACCGTATCACATCATTATTCGAGCACCGGCCTCGAAAACCGGAAGATCGCGATCTGGGCCTTCATCGGCTCGGAGTGCATGCTCTTCGTCTCGCTCATCTCGACATACCTGATCTACAAGGATCGGAGTGTCGTTGGGCCGTATCCTCACACCCCGTGGACAGACCCATCCACGGGCCATGTGTACCATGCGATTCTGAACATCCCGGTCACGTCGGCCTCGACATTCATTCTCCTCATGTCGTCGCTTGCGATGGTGCTCGCGCTTTCAGCGGTCGAGAACAAGGGCAAGCCACAGCGCAATCTCGGCGAGCGAATCCTCGGCAATTCCAAGCTGTGGCTCTTCATGACGGCGCTGCTCGGACTCGGATTTCTTGGCTGCCAGGCGTATGAATTCACCTCGTTCGTCAACGAAGGACTCACGATCAAGACGAACCTGTTCGGATCGACGTTCTTCACGTTGACCGGATTCCACGGTGCGCACGTTACCGCGGGCGTGATCTGGATCCTGACGATGCTCTTCATCGACTTCAAGCGCGGCCTCGGTCCAGCCGATGCACTCAACGTCGACATCATGGCTCTGTACTGGCACTTTGTCGACGTCATCTGGGTCGCGATCTTCACACTCGTCTATCTCATCCGGTAA
- a CDS encoding cytochrome C oxidase subunit IV family protein produces the protein MDHSQSHSALTPAQEAAAGHEHTGPGWSVYWKVAVVLTLITIGEVWVYYIPAFVASRMFLPTLLTLSAVKFVIVVLFYMHLRYDSKLFRVLFTGPLIIACCTLMALLFLFGHLHLGHGG, from the coding sequence ATGGATCACTCACAAAGCCATTCCGCTCTGACACCCGCCCAGGAAGCTGCCGCGGGCCATGAGCACACGGGTCCAGGCTGGTCGGTTTACTGGAAGGTCGCAGTAGTACTGACCCTCATCACGATCGGCGAAGTCTGGGTTTACTACATCCCCGCCTTCGTTGCATCGCGGATGTTTCTTCCCACGCTGCTGACCCTGAGCGCGGTGAAGTTCGTGATAGTCGTGCTCTTCTACATGCATCTTCGTTACGATTCCAAGCTGTTCCGAGTTCTGTTCACGGGTCCGTTGATAATTGCGTGTTGCACGCTCATGGCACTCCTGTTTCTCTTTGGACACCTGCATCTAGGACACGGTGGATAA
- a CDS encoding cytochrome c oxidase assembly protein has protein sequence MDNLLLLLALHPVAQVGWTGWSVHWSTVIGIAALAALYLWRASRAPEPGTPTGRQKLTFFAGLFVMFASLNGPLHDLSDSFLFSAHMVQHLLLTLLLPPLLIAGTPGWMLRPLIKPRAVRAVAKFVTRPVSCYVIFNLVIIGWHLPVFYNAALANHNIHIGEHLMFIAAAVLLWWPFLSPMPELPRLSYPGQLLYCFLTTLPMSVVAIYITMADHVLYPAYAAAPRLWHITPMMDQQAGGLIMWVPGSFVFYGLMTFVFFKWVARGEDSLAAAQVDWVPKADPVR, from the coding sequence GTGGATAACCTGCTGTTGTTGTTGGCCCTCCACCCGGTCGCGCAGGTCGGGTGGACGGGCTGGTCGGTTCACTGGAGCACGGTAATCGGTATCGCGGCTCTCGCCGCACTGTATCTCTGGCGCGCATCGCGCGCCCCCGAGCCGGGTACACCGACGGGCAGACAGAAGCTCACGTTCTTCGCCGGCCTGTTCGTGATGTTCGCCTCGCTGAACGGTCCGCTGCACGACCTGAGCGACTCCTTCCTGTTCAGCGCGCACATGGTGCAGCATCTGCTGCTCACGCTGTTGCTCCCGCCGCTGCTCATCGCCGGAACGCCAGGATGGATGCTTCGTCCGCTGATCAAACCCAGAGCAGTTCGCGCCGTCGCGAAATTCGTCACACGTCCCGTGTCGTGCTACGTGATCTTCAATCTCGTGATCATCGGATGGCACCTGCCCGTGTTCTACAACGCCGCGCTGGCGAATCACAACATCCACATCGGCGAGCATCTCATGTTCATCGCCGCCGCGGTGCTGTTGTGGTGGCCATTCCTCAGCCCGATGCCGGAGCTGCCGCGGCTGTCGTATCCAGGTCAGCTGTTGTACTGCTTCCTGACGACGCTTCCGATGTCAGTCGTGGCGATCTACATCACCATGGCCGATCACGTGCTCTATCCGGCGTATGCAGCTGCGCCGCGTCTCTGGCACATAACGCCGATGATGGATCAGCAGGCGGGCGGGCTGATCATGTGGGTGCCAGGCAGCTTTGTATTCTACGGCCTGATGACCTTCGTATTCTTCAAGTGGGTCGCCCGCGGCGAGGATAGCCTTGCGGCGGCGCAGGTGGACTGGGTCCCGAAAGCCGACCCAGTCCGCTGA
- a CDS encoding DUF5009 domain-containing protein, translating into MERAAPARLLSLDVFRGVTIAGMLLVNNPGSWGAIYPPLEHAAWNGWTPTDVIFPFFLFIVGVTTHLSLSSRRARGATDRDIILQILRRGFVIVLLGWLMAGFPYYPLTRITEIRFGGVLPRIGVCYIAGALLTMKTSLKQQVVILAVLLYGYWFLQTLVPVPDQHGAIGALLLNRPDAVLSAWLDRTVLGLPHLWVGSKTWDPEGILSTIPAIGTVILGVFTGRWITRKDVPIDERLNAMFVVGALAMMVGLMWNWVFPINKSLWTSSFVIFTGGMAAVTLAASIWLVDVKEVRWWTKPFVIYGMNPILAFVGSGVLARIIYTLVQVPYGGRIVSLETAIYESVFLSWLEPRNASLAFAICVVLFWFGILTVLYRRKIFLKV; encoded by the coding sequence ATGGAGCGTGCCGCGCCCGCCCGCCTTCTGTCCCTCGATGTATTTCGAGGTGTGACCATCGCGGGTATGCTGCTTGTAAACAACCCGGGGAGCTGGGGCGCAATCTACCCGCCGCTCGAGCACGCCGCGTGGAACGGCTGGACACCAACCGACGTCATCTTCCCCTTCTTTCTGTTCATAGTGGGGGTGACCACCCATCTCTCGCTCAGCTCCCGCCGCGCGCGCGGCGCGACCGACCGGGATATCATCCTCCAGATTCTTCGACGAGGATTCGTCATCGTCCTGCTGGGCTGGCTCATGGCAGGATTCCCGTACTACCCGCTCACCCGGATCACCGAGATACGATTCGGCGGCGTCCTTCCCCGCATCGGAGTCTGCTACATAGCAGGCGCCCTGCTGACGATGAAGACGAGTCTCAAGCAGCAGGTCGTCATACTGGCGGTGCTGCTGTACGGCTACTGGTTCCTCCAAACACTTGTTCCTGTCCCTGACCAGCACGGCGCCATCGGGGCGCTGCTGCTGAACCGCCCGGATGCCGTTCTGTCGGCCTGGCTCGACCGAACCGTACTCGGATTGCCGCACCTCTGGGTCGGCAGCAAAACGTGGGATCCGGAAGGAATCCTGTCCACGATACCTGCGATCGGAACGGTCATTCTGGGCGTCTTCACCGGCCGCTGGATAACGCGAAAGGACGTGCCGATCGACGAGCGCCTGAACGCGATGTTCGTGGTCGGGGCGCTTGCTATGATGGTCGGACTGATGTGGAACTGGGTCTTCCCGATCAACAAGAGTCTCTGGACCAGCTCCTTCGTGATCTTCACTGGCGGCATGGCGGCAGTCACGCTCGCGGCCAGCATCTGGCTGGTGGATGTGAAGGAAGTACGATGGTGGACCAAGCCGTTCGTCATCTACGGAATGAACCCGATCCTCGCATTCGTGGGATCCGGTGTACTCGCGCGGATCATCTACACGCTGGTACAGGTACCATACGGTGGCAGAATCGTCTCTCTCGAGACGGCAATCTACGAATCAGTGTTCCTGAGCTGGCTCGAACCGCGCAATGCGTCACTGGCTTTCGCGATCTGCGTAGTACTATTCTGGTTCGGCATCCTCACGGTACTCTACCGACGAAAGATCTTCCTCAAAGTATAG
- the dacB gene encoding D-alanyl-D-alanine carboxypeptidase/D-alanyl-D-alanine-endopeptidase, with translation MQRTRNILLVLIAMAIALPVNPASAQKTSKKRKKVAVVQNHRRKPSRSRSPKAASPITAVAHYTSPRSASALASDLGIFLERTRSGQWGVMITSVSRGDTLFSRNPGLELRPASTMKLFTTGLAFDRFGPEYQFSTDVLRDGPVSSDGTLQGNIILRGDGDPSLSGRFLDGGPNAPMAMLAQRVVAAGIKHVTGDVIGDATAFDNSLVPDGWLTRYLGAGYAARVSGLSLNENIVWVAVSPGSGSHAEVALEPMTTAMTVINKARTVGGRGANLRMSKKSDGTITVTGTIGRQAGTRRYSYVVDDPAMFATGALRAALQAAGVTVKGSTRLAPTPAKAVKVASLPSPTLARMVSAMNRESINHYAELLFRDGARGPQHTMQGTVANGNHAMHQFFARVGADTSTIYNADGSGLSVDDRVTARSMVQLLDYAHNASWGPEFHASLPVAGESGTQRTRMKGSPAQGNLHAKTGTTNDVIALAGYVTATDGEVLAFSFLYNGSDRWNAKSTIDVMGETLASFGRD, from the coding sequence GTGCAGAGAACTCGAAATATCCTGCTCGTTCTGATCGCGATGGCGATCGCACTTCCTGTAAATCCGGCAAGCGCGCAGAAGACCAGCAAGAAACGCAAGAAGGTCGCAGTAGTTCAGAACCACAGACGCAAGCCGTCAAGATCGAGGTCGCCCAAAGCGGCCTCGCCGATCACCGCTGTTGCGCACTACACGTCGCCGCGAAGCGCGTCCGCGCTTGCAAGCGATCTCGGCATCTTCCTGGAGCGGACGCGCAGCGGACAGTGGGGCGTGATGATCACGTCAGTATCACGCGGTGACACGCTCTTCTCGCGTAACCCCGGGCTCGAGCTGAGGCCCGCGTCGACGATGAAGCTCTTCACCACGGGCCTCGCGTTCGATCGTTTCGGGCCGGAGTATCAGTTCAGCACCGACGTACTGCGCGATGGTCCCGTCTCGAGCGATGGTACGCTCCAGGGCAACATCATCCTGCGTGGAGACGGTGACCCGTCGCTGTCCGGCCGATTTCTGGATGGCGGCCCCAACGCTCCGATGGCGATGCTCGCCCAACGTGTCGTTGCTGCGGGCATCAAACACGTAACAGGCGATGTGATTGGCGACGCAACGGCGTTCGACAATTCCCTCGTCCCTGACGGATGGCTCACGCGCTACCTCGGCGCAGGCTACGCCGCACGCGTGAGTGGCCTCTCGCTGAACGAGAACATCGTGTGGGTCGCGGTCTCGCCCGGCTCGGGTAGTCACGCCGAAGTTGCGCTCGAACCGATGACCACGGCGATGACCGTCATCAACAAGGCGCGCACGGTTGGAGGAAGAGGTGCCAACCTGCGCATGAGCAAGAAGTCCGACGGAACGATCACGGTTACCGGAACCATAGGCCGGCAGGCAGGTACGCGCCGTTACTCATACGTGGTAGATGATCCTGCGATGTTCGCGACCGGAGCGCTACGCGCAGCGCTGCAGGCGGCAGGAGTGACGGTCAAGGGTTCGACGCGACTCGCGCCGACTCCGGCGAAGGCCGTAAAGGTTGCAAGCCTGCCCTCGCCAACGCTGGCGCGGATGGTGAGCGCGATGAATCGCGAGAGCATCAACCACTACGCGGAGCTTCTCTTCCGCGACGGTGCACGCGGGCCGCAGCACACGATGCAGGGCACGGTTGCCAACGGCAACCACGCGATGCATCAGTTCTTCGCGCGCGTCGGAGCCGACACGTCGACGATCTACAACGCCGATGGGAGCGGACTGTCGGTGGACGACCGTGTTACGGCGCGATCGATGGTTCAGCTGCTGGATTACGCACACAATGCGAGCTGGGGTCCCGAATTCCACGCGTCGCTGCCGGTTGCTGGCGAGAGCGGAACTCAACGCACTCGCATGAAGGGAAGTCCCGCACAGGGGAACCTGCATGCCAAGACGGGAACCACAAACGACGTGATCGCGCTCGCCGGTTACGTTACTGCAACCGACGGCGAGGTACTGGCGTTTTCATTCCTGTACAACGGCAGCGACCGCTGGAACGCAAAGTCAACGATCGACGTGATGGGCGAGACGCTGGCGAGCTTCGGGCGCGACTGA
- a CDS encoding saccharopine dehydrogenase C-terminal domain-containing protein, translating to MRMLVLGAGLQGSACAYDLLQNPEVTEVRLADLHIDHLADFLKPYSGKRLIPTPVDVRDADAVRALMRGCDAVMSAIPYYFNLDMAKYAVEVGVNFCDLGGNTDIVFEQKKLDSRAKEQKCTVIPDCGLAPGMDTILAQYGISQLDEVDSVKIFVGGLPQHPEGPLKYQIVYSLEGVLDYYTTLSWVVRNGKRAQVTALSEIEPVEFAKPVGELEAFHTAGGLSTLPFRYEGKIKTMEYKTLRYPGHAKIMEAIRDLGLLDLDAINVKGTKVAPRDVAVAAMGPHLTKPKSPDLVALRVEVSGRKNGTAKKLGWELIDKYDAEHGISAMMRTTGYSLSITGQMQARGEIKPDGVHTPDECIPAKEYIAELAKRGINIRAI from the coding sequence ATGCGGATGCTCGTCTTGGGCGCAGGACTGCAGGGCTCGGCTTGCGCGTACGATCTCTTGCAGAATCCCGAAGTCACCGAGGTTCGGCTGGCCGACCTTCACATCGATCACCTCGCCGACTTCCTCAAGCCATACTCCGGCAAGCGGCTGATCCCGACGCCGGTGGACGTGCGCGATGCGGATGCTGTGCGCGCTCTGATGCGCGGCTGCGACGCAGTCATGAGCGCGATTCCGTACTACTTCAATCTCGACATGGCGAAGTACGCGGTCGAAGTCGGAGTGAACTTCTGCGACCTCGGCGGCAACACCGACATCGTCTTCGAGCAGAAGAAGCTCGACAGCCGCGCGAAGGAGCAGAAGTGCACTGTGATCCCCGACTGCGGACTCGCTCCTGGGATGGACACCATTCTCGCGCAGTACGGCATCTCGCAGCTGGACGAAGTCGATTCGGTCAAGATCTTCGTGGGCGGACTGCCACAGCACCCCGAGGGTCCGCTCAAGTATCAGATCGTCTACTCGCTGGAAGGTGTGCTCGATTACTACACGACGCTTTCGTGGGTGGTGCGGAACGGCAAGCGCGCGCAGGTGACTGCGCTGAGCGAGATCGAGCCGGTGGAATTTGCGAAGCCGGTTGGAGAGCTCGAGGCATTCCACACTGCCGGCGGACTCTCGACTCTGCCCTTCCGCTACGAGGGCAAGATCAAGACGATGGAGTACAAGACGCTACGTTATCCCGGCCACGCGAAGATCATGGAAGCGATTCGCGATCTGGGACTGCTCGACCTCGACGCGATCAATGTGAAGGGAACGAAGGTCGCGCCGCGCGATGTGGCAGTCGCCGCGATGGGTCCGCACCTCACCAAGCCCAAGTCACCCGATCTCGTCGCGCTGCGCGTCGAGGTGAGCGGCCGCAAGAATGGTACTGCGAAGAAACTCGGCTGGGAGCTCATCGACAAGTACGACGCGGAGCACGGAATCAGCGCGATGATGCGTACGACCGGCTACTCATTGAGCATCACGGGTCAGATGCAGGCACGCGGAGAGATCAAGCCGGACGGGGTTCACACCCCCGACGAATGCATACCGGCCAAGGAGTACATCGCCGAGTTGGCGAAGCGTGGGATCAACATCCGCGCGATCTGA